The following are from one region of the Leptospira selangorensis genome:
- the lenA gene encoding lipoprotein LenA — protein sequence MRAIALIFTILVLLACDKKKEEAPVTQIVGTKYSGGDQHIYKNPGTREKSDQVTLVYEFEEVNGLEIVPFEVTDAKGKKTVTEYLKLRTVDGKEGFALLKNFYDAVLFVVGDGDTAFAKNSLTSPSKGKLEKGMSCFESEASGEFSKVRCNGSILKGGKLNNLHDIWIQPVSSNISRDPLLGDSVRNLKAASLKLLELSKTTDPVKQDELKKAATTALKTVFEKGDIFQGSANSLATEFGLTLSEQQPTE from the coding sequence ATGAGAGCCATCGCACTCATATTTACCATACTTGTATTACTCGCATGTGATAAAAAGAAAGAAGAAGCCCCGGTTACCCAGATCGTAGGAACTAAATATTCCGGAGGGGATCAGCACATTTACAAAAATCCCGGAACGAGAGAGAAATCAGACCAAGTCACTTTGGTTTATGAATTCGAAGAAGTTAATGGATTAGAAATTGTTCCCTTCGAAGTAACGGATGCCAAAGGTAAAAAAACAGTCACAGAATATCTGAAACTTAGAACAGTAGATGGGAAAGAAGGTTTTGCACTTCTCAAAAACTTTTATGATGCAGTCCTATTTGTAGTAGGAGATGGAGATACAGCGTTTGCTAAAAATTCTTTAACTTCTCCTTCTAAAGGTAAACTAGAAAAAGGAATGTCTTGTTTCGAGTCGGAAGCAAGTGGAGAATTCTCAAAAGTCCGTTGTAATGGTTCCATCTTAAAAGGCGGAAAGTTAAATAATCTGCATGATATTTGGATCCAACCTGTTTCTTCTAATATATCCAGAGATCCTCTTTTAGGTGATAGTGTTCGAAATCTAAAAGCCGCTAGTTTAAAATTATTGGAACTGAGTAAGACTACCGATCCCGTTAAACAGGATGAATTGAAGAAGGCCGCAACTACTGCTTTAAAAACGGTATTTGAAAAAGGAGATATTTTTCAAGGATCAGCAAATTCTCTCGCAACTGAATTCGGCTTAACTCTATCCGAACAACAGCCAACCGAATAG
- a CDS encoding lipoprotein LipL21, with translation MIKKVIVIALSAALLTYCGANTAQKDATSVGDGGWSFEGWGGPPEQRNDGKTPRDTNPKDYYYMKFASRASAKAVAKKSLAMMQSTCREASRLQGASDVVKKMVGETVESASGVSDGEATASVIVGTSAGIVKGVGVYECKATGPGSDPKDISKDNWEECQCVIYAKFPGGRDALVAKAQEVGK, from the coding sequence ATGATCAAGAAAGTAATCGTTATTGCACTATCTGCTGCATTGCTTACCTATTGCGGAGCGAACACCGCTCAAAAAGATGCTACTTCCGTTGGTGACGGAGGATGGTCTTTCGAAGGCTGGGGTGGACCACCTGAGCAAAGAAACGACGGTAAAACTCCAAGAGATACCAATCCTAAAGACTATTACTACATGAAGTTTGCTTCTCGCGCATCTGCTAAGGCTGTTGCGAAAAAAAGTCTCGCTATGATGCAGTCTACTTGCCGCGAAGCTTCCCGCTTACAAGGTGCTTCCGACGTTGTTAAAAAAATGGTCGGTGAGACTGTTGAATCCGCATCCGGAGTTTCTGACGGTGAAGCAACTGCTTCCGTTATCGTTGGTACTTCTGCAGGTATCGTTAAAGGAGTAGGAGTTTACGAGTGTAAAGCTACTGGTCCAGGATCTGATCCTAAAGATATCTCTAAAGACAACTGGGAAGAATGCCAGTGTGTTATTTACGCTAAATTCCCAGGTGGACGCGACGCTCTAGTTGCTAAAGCTCAAGAAGTTGGTAAATAA
- a CDS encoding LIC10012 family protein: MSKNFRNFLFALLTLAASDAIATTVVFLPGNWEGQAPASLEGTGEKPYELAKLGQFYATRIYSLQIKEQLSPNSDPEIKDFLIPQVSREKFKQTCSRLKPDYVVRDQLSIEEKIRIDRSVYDCNLSKMEEYSIIGRKDLFATLEKLTKDSFPLVPKKKIKEYSREPVRTAKSQIIVLDSSYSYAPERKEFMSQLEAISWQPETKFRLVIFSENGSKVFPESSRSEFIKQWKDFKSEGKSNTQDLTNALLRLRRILSSEDSPGKKKERMISILTNAKASNSISGYGAAIEGLSQIGSKVSILYSSYAGPEARREHKEAAKRGAEFREVSYFQKIVTPRDSKTLVFKEGKLYSSSVSPDPKMKMEDSSLEKVEFAGKYSLGEFLNPWSLGSIYEEVKKEKILTSEPVRSNFASLFSSSVSEASNSEYFGNFPKVLVKSGSKAFWIRVPNISGFSEGKKGVWAVTFLSSSFSSEGVEVIPDSLERYTFSTAKILECDPSVARNYLINTEKFKFDCLVKGEILEVSQP; encoded by the coding sequence TTGTCAAAAAATTTCCGAAATTTTCTTTTTGCTCTGCTAACTCTGGCGGCTAGCGACGCAATAGCGACGACAGTTGTATTTCTTCCTGGAAATTGGGAAGGACAAGCTCCTGCCTCCTTGGAAGGAACTGGTGAAAAGCCTTACGAGTTAGCAAAATTAGGCCAGTTCTATGCGACTAGGATCTATTCTCTTCAGATAAAAGAACAACTCTCTCCGAATTCCGATCCGGAAATAAAAGATTTTCTAATCCCTCAAGTCTCCAGAGAAAAATTTAAACAAACATGCTCCAGGCTCAAACCGGATTATGTAGTTCGAGACCAGTTGTCTATCGAGGAGAAGATCCGGATAGATCGTTCTGTATACGATTGTAACCTTTCTAAAATGGAAGAATACTCCATAATAGGCAGAAAGGATCTATTTGCTACCTTGGAGAAGTTGACCAAGGATTCCTTTCCTTTGGTTCCAAAGAAAAAGATAAAAGAATATTCCAGAGAACCTGTCCGAACTGCGAAGTCACAGATCATCGTTCTGGATTCTTCTTATTCTTACGCGCCTGAAAGAAAAGAATTTATGTCGCAATTAGAAGCAATCTCATGGCAACCGGAAACAAAATTTCGTTTGGTCATCTTTAGTGAGAATGGTTCTAAAGTTTTTCCTGAATCAAGTCGTTCAGAGTTCATCAAACAATGGAAAGATTTTAAATCAGAAGGAAAATCTAACACCCAGGATCTTACGAATGCACTTCTTCGATTAAGAAGGATTCTAAGTTCGGAAGATTCTCCAGGAAAGAAGAAGGAAAGAATGATCAGCATTCTCACAAATGCTAAGGCCTCCAATTCAATTAGCGGATATGGAGCTGCGATTGAAGGCTTGAGTCAGATCGGTTCTAAAGTTTCCATTCTATATTCTTCTTATGCTGGGCCGGAAGCACGTAGGGAACATAAAGAAGCGGCAAAAAGAGGAGCGGAATTCAGAGAAGTCTCCTACTTCCAGAAAATTGTAACTCCTAGAGATTCCAAAACTTTGGTATTCAAAGAAGGAAAATTATACAGCAGCAGCGTTTCTCCTGATCCAAAAATGAAAATGGAGGATTCTTCTCTCGAAAAAGTGGAGTTTGCAGGTAAATATTCCCTGGGAGAATTCTTAAATCCATGGAGTTTAGGAAGTATTTACGAAGAAGTGAAGAAGGAGAAGATCCTTACTTCCGAGCCCGTCCGCAGTAATTTTGCATCTTTGTTCTCTTCTTCCGTAAGTGAAGCTTCCAATTCAGAATATTTTGGAAATTTTCCGAAGGTTTTAGTCAAATCTGGGTCTAAGGCTTTCTGGATCCGAGTTCCAAACATATCCGGATTTTCAGAAGGAAAAAAAGGAGTGTGGGCGGTTACGTTTCTTTCATCCTCTTTTTCTTCTGAGGGGGTCGAAGTAATACCGGATTCGTTAGAACGATATACTTTCTCTACTGCTAAAATTTTAGAATGTGATCCTTCCGTTGCTCGAAATTATCTGATAAATACGGAAAAATTCAAATTCGATTGTTTAGTAAAGGGAGAGATCCTGGAAGTTTCTCAGCCGTAG
- a CDS encoding helix-turn-helix domain-containing protein produces MEESNFIALSPSTRKILDRMKQAVTSDLPILFLGESGTGKSYLGYLFHSFCKDRFPQYQVFDFSVSESEEETSEIFSKLDGKAGVTIFLEAFSNLNPSFQVQLLQKIRNEKGKNRYLLSDEPDLTEKVKSGRLQESLMTEIQTLQVKIPTLRDRKEDIPPLTRFFLDLIGKRYNRKNIKISEKLGKFLLEYDYPGNLHQLKNLLEAMVSMHNVKTLDTKHLPPELFETGYKQNDNLTVRTGIPLRDYEREIIRRNLILVNGNREKAARILGISERTIYRKITEFELFDSEDGKNLPSS; encoded by the coding sequence ATGGAAGAATCTAATTTTATCGCATTATCCCCTTCTACCCGTAAAATCTTGGATCGTATGAAACAAGCGGTCACTTCCGATCTACCCATCTTGTTTTTAGGAGAATCGGGAACCGGAAAAAGTTATTTGGGTTATTTGTTCCATTCCTTCTGTAAGGATAGGTTTCCTCAATACCAGGTCTTTGATTTTTCTGTTTCCGAATCTGAAGAAGAAACCTCCGAGATCTTTTCTAAGTTAGACGGAAAAGCCGGAGTTACGATCTTTTTAGAAGCATTCTCAAATTTGAATCCAAGTTTTCAAGTGCAACTTTTACAAAAGATACGGAATGAAAAAGGGAAGAATAGATACTTACTTTCTGATGAACCGGATCTTACCGAAAAAGTAAAGTCCGGTAGATTACAAGAATCTCTAATGACTGAGATACAAACCCTTCAGGTTAAAATTCCTACATTAAGAGATAGAAAGGAAGATATTCCCCCACTGACTCGATTCTTTCTGGATCTGATCGGTAAAAGATATAATCGTAAAAATATTAAAATTTCGGAAAAGTTAGGAAAGTTCCTATTAGAGTACGATTATCCGGGCAATCTTCATCAGTTAAAAAATCTTTTGGAAGCAATGGTCTCCATGCATAATGTGAAGACACTAGATACAAAACATCTTCCTCCTGAATTATTCGAAACAGGATATAAACAGAATGATAATCTTACTGTTCGTACCGGAATTCCACTCAGAGATTATGAAAGGGAAATTATCAGACGGAATTTGATCTTAGTAAATGGGAATAGAGAAAAGGCCGCTAGAATATTAGGGATTTCTGAAAGAACGATTTATAGAAAGATCACCGAGTTCGAACTGTTCGATTCCGAGGATGGAAAAAATCTTCCATCTTCCTGA
- a CDS encoding DNA polymerase III subunit delta, with product MISVADTKVSNSYDNLIDFLHKTKPSLESLPQILFVVSQDSYEFGVVSDLYKTAYKKSADPYEIVVFVAEPGDLDNFQNEAGNLDMFAAQKLFIIKSGVTFFKPWLGKTKSKTSPKSFSVPETVRILIHYDHWDLPKELISIFGDKVSHFKSSKIFPDKRKEAFLRASKEVEVKLDDEAEEEFLLKVNPSAGAYLKNLEKLKLYLGKKSFNLADLKEVLFQSSEFSSSEIVDYFFEKDYGRFSREFSKFKIGKDSLLIFLSLVKDHLDKLRIYKIILRMYDKVLSEKEQSDLLGIGAYSPARKNHTFKRLRKESSAFNDLEIKELYEFLLEMNQKIKTGSEKEETVYYFFRKMEDFFHPRNRTVRTR from the coding sequence ATGATTTCCGTGGCCGATACCAAAGTTTCGAATTCCTACGATAATCTGATCGATTTTCTGCATAAGACCAAGCCTAGCCTGGAGTCTTTGCCTCAGATCCTATTTGTAGTCTCTCAGGATTCATACGAATTCGGCGTGGTTAGCGATCTATACAAGACAGCTTATAAAAAAAGTGCAGATCCTTATGAGATCGTAGTTTTCGTTGCTGAGCCAGGTGATCTAGATAATTTTCAGAACGAAGCCGGAAACCTGGACATGTTCGCGGCACAGAAATTATTTATAATCAAGTCTGGTGTTACATTCTTCAAACCTTGGCTGGGAAAAACAAAATCTAAAACTTCTCCCAAATCTTTTTCAGTTCCTGAAACGGTAAGAATTTTAATCCATTATGATCATTGGGATCTTCCTAAAGAACTCATCTCCATATTCGGAGACAAAGTTTCTCATTTTAAATCTTCTAAAATATTTCCCGATAAAAGAAAAGAAGCCTTTTTAAGAGCCTCCAAAGAAGTAGAAGTCAAATTAGACGATGAAGCGGAAGAAGAATTTTTACTCAAAGTAAATCCAAGTGCAGGCGCTTACTTAAAAAACTTAGAAAAACTGAAATTATACTTAGGCAAAAAAAGTTTCAATCTTGCAGATCTGAAAGAAGTATTATTCCAAAGTTCAGAATTCAGTTCTTCCGAGATCGTGGATTATTTTTTCGAAAAGGATTACGGAAGATTTTCCAGAGAATTCTCGAAATTCAAGATAGGGAAGGACTCACTTCTTATTTTTCTTTCTTTAGTGAAAGACCATCTGGATAAATTAAGAATTTATAAAATTATTCTGAGAATGTACGACAAGGTTCTGAGTGAAAAAGAACAATCTGACTTACTTGGAATTGGAGCTTACTCTCCAGCTCGAAAGAATCATACTTTCAAAAGACTTAGAAAAGAAAGTTCTGCTTTTAACGATCTGGAAATTAAGGAACTATACGAATTCTTATTGGAAATGAACCAAAAGATCAAAACAGGTTCCGAAAAAGAAGAAACAGTATATTACTTCTTCAGGAAGATGGAAGATTTTTTCCATCCTCGGAATCGAACAGTTCGAACTCGGTGA
- a CDS encoding nucleoside triphosphate pyrophosphatase encodes MLILRSQSPRRKEILQSLGLHFQILPLPIDETSLHQETPVSYLERVTLAKLGPKPEIAEEVILASDTIVVFQNKILQKPADESEAFSMISELSGKTHQVFSGLGIMTKDEKIFNYDVSEVEFHPWNKSEILEYIKICKPYDKAGSYGIQDPNSPAKNFQGSYSNILGFPIRKFFLYHTLWSRFL; translated from the coding sequence ATGCTTATTCTGAGATCCCAATCTCCTCGAAGAAAAGAGATCTTACAATCCTTAGGATTACATTTCCAAATCCTACCTTTGCCCATAGACGAAACTAGTCTTCACCAAGAAACACCCGTTAGTTATTTGGAAAGAGTAACCTTAGCAAAACTTGGACCGAAGCCGGAGATCGCGGAAGAAGTCATCCTAGCGTCGGATACTATAGTCGTTTTTCAAAATAAGATACTGCAAAAACCTGCAGATGAATCAGAAGCATTTTCTATGATCTCCGAACTTTCCGGAAAAACACATCAGGTCTTTTCTGGCCTAGGGATCATGACTAAGGATGAAAAAATTTTCAATTACGATGTTTCGGAAGTAGAATTCCATCCTTGGAACAAATCTGAAATTTTAGAATATATTAAAATTTGCAAACCGTATGATAAAGCAGGATCATATGGGATCCAAGATCCGAATTCGCCTGCGAAAAATTTCCAAGGATCTTATTCGAATATCTTAGGATTTCCGATCCGTAAATTTTTCTTATACCATACTCTTTGGAGTAGGTTTCTTTGA
- a CDS encoding SDR family NAD(P)-dependent oxidoreductase — MKNVFDLTGKSVLVTGATRGIGRQIAQGFLDAGATVYGTGSSAESIKRLEGSGIEAFAADIRQPGAMDSIIETLSKKHGKLDVLVNNAGVATNLPAGFFKEEDIQNVTQTNFVGVFRASQAYYKIHKKKGGNIINIASVLGMVGTKFASVYCGTKGAVINMTKALAVEWAGSGYRVNAICPGFIDTDMTEMIKERPEVLEQMKARIPMSRLGRPEDLAGAAVFLASDAAAYVTGQTIVVDGGVTSGI; from the coding sequence TTGAAAAACGTATTCGATTTAACAGGTAAATCAGTATTAGTAACGGGAGCAACCAGAGGAATCGGAAGACAGATCGCTCAGGGATTTTTGGATGCAGGTGCAACGGTATATGGAACCGGATCTTCTGCCGAGTCCATCAAACGTTTAGAAGGATCTGGCATCGAAGCATTCGCGGCTGATATTCGCCAACCTGGAGCAATGGATTCTATCATTGAAACATTGAGCAAAAAACACGGCAAGTTGGATGTGCTTGTAAATAATGCGGGAGTAGCCACCAATCTACCTGCCGGATTTTTTAAAGAAGAAGACATACAAAATGTGACACAAACCAATTTTGTGGGAGTGTTCCGTGCGAGTCAGGCATACTATAAAATACATAAGAAAAAAGGCGGGAACATTATCAATATCGCCTCAGTCCTAGGTATGGTCGGCACTAAATTTGCGTCCGTATATTGCGGAACAAAAGGTGCGGTAATTAATATGACCAAGGCCCTCGCGGTAGAATGGGCAGGTTCCGGATACAGGGTGAACGCGATCTGTCCGGGATTTATAGATACGGACATGACGGAGATGATCAAAGAAAGACCCGAAGTATTGGAGCAAATGAAAGCAAGGATCCCAATGTCTAGATTAGGCAGACCGGAAGATCTTGCCGGAGCAGCAGTCTTCTTAGCTTCCGATGCAGCGGCTTATGTTACCGGTCAGACTATCGTCGTGGACGGAGGTGTTACTTCCGGTATATGA
- a CDS encoding L-threonylcarbamoyladenylate synthase: MILELHPQNPEKRILGQISKKLSEGGVYVFPTDTVYGLIADSQSHAGVEKLYKLKNISKNQPLSLLCADISTASNYMEQLSNEAFRLMKRITPGPYTFVVKANKHLPRVSFSNQKDKNIGIRIPDSKYLQTLLELHPNPLTSTSVFFKDEFVTDVDMIEKEYGNKVDGILDGGILELELSTILDCTGDGISILREGKGMEKINSL, encoded by the coding sequence ATGATATTAGAATTACATCCCCAGAATCCTGAAAAGAGGATCCTCGGACAAATTTCCAAAAAATTATCCGAGGGAGGGGTGTATGTATTTCCTACGGATACAGTTTACGGTTTGATAGCGGACTCACAGTCTCATGCTGGAGTAGAAAAATTATACAAACTGAAAAACATTTCTAAGAACCAACCTCTGTCTCTTCTTTGCGCGGACATCTCTACTGCATCTAACTATATGGAACAACTTTCCAACGAAGCGTTCCGTTTGATGAAAAGAATTACTCCTGGACCTTACACATTCGTAGTTAAGGCGAATAAACATCTTCCTAGAGTTTCTTTCTCGAATCAAAAAGATAAGAATATCGGGATAAGAATTCCTGATTCAAAATATCTGCAGACTTTGTTGGAGCTCCATCCGAATCCTCTTACTTCTACTTCCGTATTTTTCAAGGATGAGTTCGTGACCGATGTGGACATGATCGAAAAAGAATACGGTAACAAAGTGGATGGGATCTTAGATGGAGGAATTCTAGAACTCGAATTATCTACCATTCTTGACTGCACAGGAGATGGAATTTCCATCTTGAG